A portion of the Stigmatella aurantiaca DW4/3-1 genome contains these proteins:
- a CDS encoding M23 family metallopeptidase — protein MSTWKYAALIVLLCWGAAPLDAGAQPLMDWPLGQSVNSVPVMGYNVHIRRRFAAAEPGWKDGRQHTGIDLYWDDNDTEGTAGAPVYAALSGVVVCLPSTSFTPGKVVVLMHKDLAGAEFYSMYGHVEPASWLRLNQVVNRGEPIAVVAENPDEPLQAHLHFELRSWPTSPVTNDCLGPGYAPLGQTAAGLNWWDPVDFYYNHRPLPSSTVAFVDTEFRLRAEPSTNANILSSNNPAGPVDVAGVHPNTVDNSNGTEWWYETYFEDEQAGTVPAYVPGARPEPQAGFYGTYLHVGEVRHLDTACQCAFGQDQHRRPIHSSLTYCGYHVCGADNFAYECRASGWVYKDIPCDAPPTCPCGDFADMYGAIEANKTYCGMRVCGSTNDRIYECTDSGWVEQAASCN, from the coding sequence ATGTCCACCTGGAAGTACGCAGCGCTCATCGTGCTCCTCTGCTGGGGTGCCGCTCCCCTGGACGCCGGAGCCCAGCCCCTCATGGACTGGCCCCTCGGGCAATCCGTCAACTCGGTCCCGGTGATGGGCTACAACGTTCATATCCGCAGACGCTTTGCCGCGGCGGAACCGGGCTGGAAGGACGGGCGTCAGCACACGGGAATCGATCTGTACTGGGATGACAATGACACTGAGGGGACAGCAGGCGCTCCGGTGTACGCAGCCCTCTCGGGGGTCGTGGTTTGCCTGCCATCGACGTCATTCACCCCTGGCAAGGTGGTCGTGCTCATGCACAAGGACCTCGCAGGGGCCGAATTCTATTCCATGTACGGCCACGTGGAGCCTGCTTCCTGGCTCCGGCTCAACCAGGTCGTGAACCGAGGGGAGCCGATTGCCGTGGTCGCGGAGAACCCTGACGAACCGCTGCAGGCGCACCTCCATTTTGAACTCAGGAGTTGGCCCACCTCCCCCGTGACGAACGACTGCTTGGGGCCTGGTTACGCCCCCCTGGGCCAGACGGCCGCGGGCCTGAACTGGTGGGACCCGGTGGATTTCTATTACAACCATCGCCCTCTGCCATCCAGCACGGTTGCCTTTGTGGACACGGAGTTCAGACTCCGCGCCGAGCCCAGTACGAATGCGAACATCCTGTCCTCCAACAATCCGGCGGGGCCGGTGGACGTCGCGGGTGTGCACCCGAACACGGTGGACAACTCGAATGGCACGGAGTGGTGGTACGAGACGTATTTCGAGGATGAGCAGGCGGGGACGGTGCCTGCCTATGTCCCGGGAGCACGTCCGGAGCCTCAAGCAGGGTTCTACGGCACGTACCTTCACGTGGGAGAAGTGCGTCATCTCGACACAGCGTGTCAGTGCGCCTTCGGGCAGGACCAGCACCGAAGGCCCATCCACTCATCCTTGACCTACTGCGGGTACCACGTCTGTGGCGCCGACAACTTCGCCTATGAATGCCGCGCGAGCGGCTGGGTCTACAAGGACATTCCGTGCGATGCCCCCCCCACGTGTCCGTGCGGAGATTTTGCCGACATGTACGGGGCCATCGAAGCCAACAAGACGTACTGTGGGATGAGGGTGTGCGGCAGCACAAACGATCGAATCTATGAGTGCACGGATTCTGGCTGGGTCGAGCAAGCGGCGAGCTGCAACTGA
- a CDS encoding phospholipase D-like domain-containing protein: MNASEIDAILTATLADKQLTRSERRALQAVLDDRRASEAVLALFRSRAFSLARDSVTDPRARQVISWLEETLQALLPTQAVPETSRMEAHFSPGEGPLRAIIRLITEARGSIDVCVFTVTDDRLTRALLDAHRRGLRMRVVSDDNKALDPGSDMHRLMDAGIPVRLDRTEAHMHHKFALFDRLRLLTGSYNWTRSAADVNHENVLISDDLRLVQPFCRAFDDLWASLA, encoded by the coding sequence ATGAACGCCTCCGAAATCGACGCCATCCTCACGGCCACCCTGGCCGACAAGCAGCTCACCCGCTCCGAGCGGCGCGCGCTGCAAGCCGTGCTGGACGACAGGCGGGCGAGCGAGGCCGTGCTGGCCCTCTTCCGCTCGCGGGCCTTCAGCCTGGCCCGGGACTCGGTGACGGACCCGCGCGCCCGCCAGGTCATCTCCTGGCTGGAGGAGACGCTCCAGGCCCTGCTCCCCACCCAGGCCGTGCCGGAGACATCGCGCATGGAAGCGCACTTTTCCCCCGGTGAGGGGCCCCTGCGCGCCATCATCCGGCTCATCACGGAGGCCCGGGGCTCCATCGACGTGTGTGTCTTCACCGTGACGGATGACCGGCTGACCCGGGCCCTGCTCGACGCCCACCGGCGCGGCCTGCGCATGCGCGTGGTGAGCGACGACAACAAGGCGCTGGACCCAGGCTCGGACATGCACCGCCTGATGGACGCGGGCATCCCGGTCCGGCTCGACCGGACCGAGGCCCACATGCACCACAAGTTCGCCCTCTTCGACCGGCTGCGGCTGCTCACCGGCAGCTACAACTGGACGCGCTCCGCCGCGGACGTGAACCACGAGAACGTCCTCATCTCGGACGACCTGCGGCTCGTCCAACCCTTCTGCCGCGCCTTCGACGATCTCTGGGCTTCCCTGGCGTAG
- a CDS encoding glycosyltransferase, giving the protein MPKKIPKIIHCIWIGGGQIAPVPGVQGMESAKGLKGLDGIQSWLNNTDYDVWIWWDDAHVFNGETRKEMGKGEKEDPKSARSVFDQSVEPGSELRNNAAPGLDIHNLRFLSRNKSADEKLKKALELIKKTQAALQPLRTLEAKNKGRVKLCNLRKHAFLPGQMDWMNRDLYDLELRDRGMFFAAASDILRYEILYNFGGVYLDVDLQLTGPLGELTVEQDHALVAIEDDKDETQKPYTGNDWAGRKNIRVEAHGQRCFYVMNNIVASHAGSRFIQSLRQTIRLAYDIVLLKNGKAKGEIDPKGVLAVYRQKVITGSVLDLSGPNLIRDTMYLLSLNRPWAQLPAVNLSRLVPEVDELNRVDPKNRKAKQAEFGVHARTAAIWRDDIVQHQGFWAWVAAYGSFPMKHVNWKAPATKESDCRIAGMQVLKEKAKT; this is encoded by the coding sequence ATGCCCAAGAAAATACCGAAAATCATCCATTGCATCTGGATTGGGGGCGGTCAGATCGCGCCAGTGCCTGGCGTGCAAGGGATGGAGAGCGCCAAGGGATTGAAGGGGCTGGATGGGATCCAGTCTTGGCTGAATAACACGGATTACGACGTCTGGATCTGGTGGGACGATGCCCACGTATTCAACGGCGAGACCCGCAAGGAGATGGGCAAGGGGGAGAAGGAGGATCCCAAGAGCGCGCGGAGTGTCTTCGACCAGAGCGTGGAGCCAGGGAGCGAACTGCGCAACAATGCCGCGCCAGGTCTCGACATCCACAACCTGCGGTTTCTGAGTCGAAACAAGAGTGCCGACGAGAAATTGAAGAAGGCCCTCGAACTCATCAAGAAGACCCAGGCGGCGCTTCAGCCCTTGCGGACCTTGGAGGCGAAAAACAAGGGCCGCGTGAAGCTGTGCAACCTCCGGAAGCACGCGTTCCTGCCGGGCCAGATGGACTGGATGAATCGGGACCTCTACGATCTGGAGTTGCGAGATCGCGGGATGTTCTTCGCCGCCGCATCCGACATCCTGCGCTACGAGATTTTGTATAACTTTGGCGGCGTCTATCTGGACGTTGACCTCCAGTTGACGGGTCCCCTGGGTGAATTGACCGTCGAGCAGGACCATGCCCTCGTCGCCATCGAGGACGACAAGGATGAGACGCAGAAGCCCTACACCGGCAACGACTGGGCGGGCCGGAAGAACATCCGGGTCGAGGCACATGGCCAGCGATGTTTCTATGTGATGAACAACATCGTGGCGTCACATGCGGGGAGCCGGTTTATCCAATCCCTTCGCCAGACGATCCGCCTCGCCTACGACATTGTTCTCTTGAAGAATGGCAAGGCCAAGGGGGAGATCGATCCCAAGGGGGTCCTGGCTGTCTACCGGCAGAAGGTGATCACCGGATCCGTGCTGGACCTCTCGGGGCCCAACCTGATTCGAGACACGATGTATCTGCTGTCGCTGAACAGGCCGTGGGCCCAGCTTCCGGCGGTGAATCTCTCCAGGCTGGTGCCCGAAGTCGACGAGCTCAACCGCGTCGATCCCAAGAACAGGAAGGCCAAACAAGCGGAGTTTGGAGTGCACGCGAGGACCGCGGCCATCTGGCGCGATGACATCGTGCAACACCAGGGCTTCTGGGCTTGGGTGGCAGCATACGGTTCCTTCCCGATGAAGCACGTCAACTGGAAGGCCCCCGCCACCAAGGAGAGCGATTGCCGGATCGCGGGGATGCAGGTGCTCAAAGAAAAAGCGAAGACGTAG
- the fumC gene encoding class II fumarate hydratase, which translates to MSTKNVRIEKDTFGPIEVPADRLWGAQTQRSRQNFAISSERMPLALIYALVRVKKAAALVNKANGSLSAEKADAIVKAADEVLEGKHDEEFPLLVWQTGSGTQTNMNCNEVLANRASELLGGERGESRKVHPNDDVNKGQSSNDVFPTAMSVAAVEAVVEHVLPELKALKDVLAQKAEAFKEVVKIGRTHLQDATPLTLGQEFSGYVAQLHHAGAHIERTLAHLYELALGGTAVGTGLNAPKGYAEQVAKEIARLTGHAFVTAPNKFEALAANDALVHAHGALKGLAAALFKIANDVRWLASGPRSGIGELTIPENEPGSSIMPGKVNPTQSEALTMLSAQVLGNDVAIGLGGASGNFELNVFKPLIIQNFLQSCRLLADGMRSFRLHCAVGIEPNLPRLKENLERSLMLVTALNPHIGYDNAAKIAKTAHKQGKTLKEVAVELGLVTAEQFDQWVRPEKMTGNL; encoded by the coding sequence GTGAGCACGAAGAACGTTCGCATCGAGAAGGACACGTTTGGTCCCATTGAAGTCCCGGCCGATCGTCTGTGGGGTGCCCAGACGCAGCGCAGCCGCCAGAACTTCGCCATCTCCTCGGAGCGCATGCCCCTGGCGCTCATCTACGCGCTGGTGCGCGTGAAGAAGGCGGCCGCCCTGGTCAACAAGGCCAACGGCTCCCTGTCCGCGGAGAAGGCGGACGCCATCGTGAAGGCGGCGGACGAGGTGCTGGAGGGCAAGCACGACGAGGAGTTCCCGCTGCTGGTGTGGCAGACGGGCAGCGGCACGCAGACGAACATGAACTGCAACGAGGTGCTGGCCAACCGGGCCTCGGAGCTGCTGGGCGGCGAGCGGGGCGAGTCGCGCAAGGTGCACCCCAACGACGATGTGAACAAGGGGCAGAGCTCCAACGACGTGTTCCCCACCGCCATGAGCGTGGCGGCGGTGGAGGCGGTGGTGGAGCACGTGCTGCCCGAGCTGAAGGCGCTCAAGGACGTGCTGGCGCAGAAGGCCGAGGCCTTCAAGGAGGTGGTGAAGATCGGCCGCACGCACCTCCAGGACGCCACGCCGCTGACGCTGGGCCAGGAGTTCAGCGGGTACGTGGCGCAGCTGCACCACGCGGGGGCGCACATCGAGCGCACGCTGGCGCACCTGTACGAGCTGGCGCTGGGCGGCACGGCGGTGGGCACGGGCCTGAACGCGCCCAAGGGCTACGCGGAGCAGGTGGCGAAGGAGATCGCCCGGCTGACGGGGCATGCGTTCGTGACGGCGCCCAACAAGTTCGAGGCGCTGGCGGCCAATGACGCGCTGGTGCATGCGCACGGGGCGCTCAAGGGGCTGGCGGCGGCGCTGTTCAAGATCGCCAACGACGTGCGGTGGCTGGCCTCTGGCCCCCGCTCGGGCATCGGCGAGCTGACGATTCCGGAGAACGAGCCCGGCAGCTCCATCATGCCCGGCAAGGTGAACCCCACGCAGTCCGAGGCGCTCACCATGCTCAGCGCGCAGGTGCTCGGCAACGACGTGGCCATTGGCCTGGGCGGGGCCTCGGGCAACTTCGAGCTGAACGTGTTCAAGCCGCTCATCATCCAGAACTTCCTCCAGAGCTGCCGGCTGCTGGCGGACGGGATGCGCAGCTTCCGCCTCCACTGCGCCGTGGGCATCGAGCCCAACCTGCCGCGGCTCAAGGAGAACCTGGAGCGCTCGCTGATGCTGGTGACGGCGCTCAACCCCCACATCGGCTACGACAACGCGGCGAAGATCGCCAAGACCGCGCACAAGCAGGGCAAGACCCTGAAGGAGGTGGCGGTGGAGCTGGGTCTGGTCACCGCCGAGCAGTTCGACCAGTGGGTCCGCCCGGAGAAGATGACGGGCAACCTGTAG
- a CDS encoding alpha/beta fold hydrolase yields the protein MSAAIRQVPMSSRASRRVFVLGLLTSPVSAFLLGVALVSGASPSGWGYAVGAGVTSVGLLTYRWRRWRGLTRAGLGLLLLVMGSRLLLTERQGLRTVRLPDGGTRFVNRLFEERDGVLFAARLLPFSGFFPQEDARDLVPAMEAVFDQMHQLEGPIASPAIATWLGLQSAEAFDAVVVPPEGVSSPKTAVVFLHGFAGNLTVYCWQMARAARAISALTVCPSVGLMGDWWEPWGKETLERTYAWLAERGVQRVYLAGLSNGGMGASALAGQAAHPGLELRGLVLISGAQKEAVQSGLPMLLVEGKFDSRVPPRMVRDVARRAGRLATYVELDSGHFALLDRAEACEKAMSAWLLDRERGDPP from the coding sequence ATGAGCGCCGCGATCAGACAGGTCCCTATGTCCTCCAGGGCTTCGAGGCGGGTGTTCGTCCTGGGACTTCTCACCAGTCCTGTGTCTGCCTTCCTGCTCGGGGTGGCCCTGGTGTCCGGGGCCTCGCCTTCGGGGTGGGGCTACGCGGTGGGGGCCGGGGTCACCTCGGTGGGGTTGCTCACCTACCGCTGGAGGCGGTGGCGAGGGCTCACCCGGGCGGGGCTGGGGCTGCTGCTGCTCGTGATGGGCTCCCGGCTGTTGCTGACCGAGAGGCAGGGGCTGCGCACCGTGCGGCTGCCGGACGGAGGGACACGGTTTGTGAACCGGCTCTTCGAGGAGCGAGACGGCGTCCTTTTCGCGGCCCGCCTGCTCCCGTTCTCCGGTTTTTTTCCCCAGGAGGACGCCCGCGACCTGGTGCCTGCCATGGAGGCGGTCTTTGACCAGATGCACCAACTGGAAGGCCCCATCGCCTCGCCTGCCATCGCGACGTGGCTCGGGTTGCAGTCCGCCGAGGCGTTTGATGCCGTGGTCGTTCCGCCCGAGGGCGTCTCTTCTCCCAAGACCGCCGTGGTGTTCTTGCACGGGTTTGCAGGCAATCTCACGGTGTACTGCTGGCAGATGGCTCGTGCGGCACGGGCCATCTCCGCGCTCACGGTCTGCCCGTCGGTGGGGCTGATGGGCGACTGGTGGGAGCCCTGGGGGAAGGAGACGCTCGAGCGCACGTATGCATGGCTTGCGGAACGCGGCGTCCAGCGGGTGTACCTCGCGGGCCTGTCCAACGGAGGCATGGGCGCGAGCGCTCTCGCGGGGCAGGCCGCACATCCCGGCCTGGAGCTCCGCGGCTTGGTCTTGATCTCAGGGGCGCAGAAAGAAGCGGTGCAGTCCGGTCTCCCCATGCTGCTGGTCGAGGGGAAGTTCGATTCCAGGGTCCCCCCGCGCATGGTGCGGGATGTGGCCCGGCGCGCGGGCCGCCTCGCGACCTACGTCGAACTCGACAGTGGCCACTTCGCCCTCCTGGACCGCGCAGAGGCGTGTGAGAAGGCGATGTCCGCGTGGTTGCTCGACAGAGAGCGCGGCGATCCGCCTTGA
- the htpX gene encoding protease HtpX, translated as MKGSFFKRITLFLLTNLAVVAALGIVARLLGVESFLARQGVGLNLPALLIMSAVMGFAGSIISLLISKPMAKWSTGAHVIDTPRTEAERWLVGTVQRLAQDAGIGMPEVAVYDSPDMNAFATGAFRNSALVAVSTGLLHGMERDEVKAVLGHEVAHVANGDMITLSLLQGVLNTFVIFLSRVVGFLVDRFLNRSEDGEESAGTGPGYFLTSMVLQIVFGIGASLIVAWFSRRREFRADVGGAQLVDPNAMARALNRLRMQQGEPSLLPSSMRAFGIRGEGMMALFASHPPLEQRIQRLVDGSWRN; from the coding sequence ATGAAAGGGAGCTTCTTCAAACGCATCACGCTGTTCCTGCTGACCAACCTGGCGGTGGTGGCGGCGCTGGGCATCGTCGCCAGGCTGCTGGGCGTGGAGAGCTTCCTCGCCCGTCAGGGCGTGGGGCTGAACTTGCCTGCCCTGCTCATCATGTCGGCGGTGATGGGCTTTGCCGGCTCGATCATCTCGCTGCTCATCTCCAAGCCCATGGCCAAGTGGAGCACGGGCGCCCACGTCATCGACACGCCGCGCACGGAGGCCGAGCGGTGGCTGGTGGGCACGGTGCAGCGGCTGGCGCAGGACGCGGGCATCGGGATGCCCGAGGTGGCGGTGTACGACAGCCCGGACATGAACGCCTTCGCCACGGGCGCGTTCCGCAACAGCGCGCTGGTGGCGGTGTCCACGGGCCTGCTCCACGGCATGGAGCGGGACGAGGTGAAGGCGGTGCTCGGCCATGAGGTGGCCCACGTGGCCAACGGAGACATGATCACGCTGTCGCTGCTGCAGGGCGTGCTCAACACCTTCGTCATCTTCCTGAGCCGGGTGGTGGGCTTCCTGGTGGACCGGTTCCTCAACCGCTCGGAGGACGGCGAGGAGAGCGCGGGCACGGGGCCGGGCTACTTCCTCACCAGCATGGTGCTGCAAATCGTCTTCGGCATTGGCGCCAGCCTCATCGTGGCCTGGTTCAGCCGCCGGCGGGAGTTCCGCGCGGACGTGGGCGGCGCGCAGCTGGTGGACCCCAACGCCATGGCGCGCGCACTGAACCGGCTGCGCATGCAGCAGGGGGAGCCGAGCCTGCTGCCCTCCAGCATGCGCGCCTTCGGCATCCGCGGGGAGGGCATGATGGCCCTCTTCGCCAGCCACCCGCCGCTCGAGCAGCGCATCCAGCGCCTGGTCGACGGCAGCTGGCGGAACTGA
- a CDS encoding ester cyclase, which produces MTRTPLLLLTLLLSGCATSAKHRNLAQEAENKRRVQAFAEEVYAQHRLDRIPVYVAEDFVDLSGGAPANARGPAYVRAQEEQSLQQLPGLRFQIQHLLAEGDLVLLHWKAVGEEATTPGAAGPAQPLELTGHSLFQLREGRIVASWNVVDPLELMLRQGFKVVPPVPAPAPRQPPPPKP; this is translated from the coding sequence ATGACTCGAACGCCCCTGCTGCTGCTCACCCTGCTGCTGTCCGGCTGCGCCACCTCGGCCAAGCACCGCAACCTCGCCCAGGAGGCCGAGAACAAGCGGCGTGTCCAAGCCTTCGCCGAAGAGGTGTACGCCCAGCACCGGCTCGACCGCATCCCCGTGTATGTGGCGGAGGATTTCGTCGACCTCTCGGGGGGTGCGCCCGCGAATGCCCGGGGGCCCGCCTACGTGCGCGCCCAGGAAGAGCAGAGCCTCCAGCAGCTCCCGGGGCTTCGGTTCCAGATTCAGCACCTGCTCGCGGAAGGCGATCTGGTGCTCCTGCACTGGAAGGCGGTCGGGGAGGAGGCCACGACCCCCGGGGCGGCGGGTCCTGCCCAGCCCCTGGAGCTGACGGGCCACTCCCTCTTCCAGCTGAGGGAGGGGCGCATCGTGGCCTCCTGGAACGTCGTGGACCCCCTGGAACTGATGCTGCGGCAGGGCTTCAAGGTGGTGCCGCCCGTCCCGGCACCCGCGCCGCGACAGCCTCCTCCTCCCAAGCCCTGA
- the clpP gene encoding ATP-dependent Clp endopeptidase proteolytic subunit ClpP, with product MNIPFVIETSHRGERAYDLYSRLLKDRIIMLGVPINDEVANVVVAQMLFLESEDPEKGINIYINSPGGSVTAGLAIYDTMQYVKCPVSTICVGQAASMGALLLLAGSKGKRYALPNARIMIHQPLGGAQGQATDIDIQAKEILRLKAYLNGIIVKHTGHTIERIEKDTERDYFMSADDARQYGIIDEVVVKPGVPVANKG from the coding sequence ATGAACATCCCCTTCGTCATCGAGACCTCGCACCGCGGCGAGCGGGCATATGACCTCTACAGCCGGCTTCTGAAGGACCGCATCATCATGCTGGGCGTGCCCATCAATGATGAGGTCGCCAACGTGGTCGTGGCCCAGATGCTCTTCCTGGAGTCCGAGGACCCGGAGAAGGGGATCAACATCTATATCAACTCGCCGGGCGGCTCGGTCACGGCGGGGTTGGCCATCTATGACACGATGCAGTACGTGAAGTGCCCCGTGTCCACCATCTGCGTGGGGCAGGCGGCCTCCATGGGCGCCCTGCTGCTGCTGGCCGGCAGCAAGGGCAAGCGCTACGCGCTGCCGAACGCGCGCATCATGATTCACCAGCCGCTGGGCGGCGCGCAGGGCCAGGCGACGGACATCGATATCCAGGCGAAGGAAATTCTGCGCCTGAAGGCCTACCTGAACGGCATCATCGTGAAGCACACGGGCCACACCATCGAGCGCATCGAGAAGGACACCGAGCGCGACTACTTCATGAGCGCCGACGATGCCCGGCAGTACGGCATCATCGACGAGGTGGTGGTGAAGCCCGGCGTTCCCGTGGCGAACAAAGGTTGA
- a CDS encoding DUF47 domain-containing protein produces MLEKLMPRSDEFFDDFDAQCAVTVEGTRLLHALLNDYRDVPLRVEALTNVELRGDFVTHTALTRLHQQFITPFDRLQIHSLLSRIDDVLDFTHAAAARLDSYGIQAALPDAAELARLLVLGAEKVQEVVASLRLLKKPNQILAGCKEIKRLAWQADEALRSGLGRLFKSGMDHLTVIKWKEIYDLLDIATGKCNEVANVIQGVVLEHS; encoded by the coding sequence ATGCTCGAGAAGCTGATGCCCAGGTCCGACGAGTTCTTCGATGACTTCGACGCCCAGTGCGCCGTGACCGTGGAGGGCACCCGGCTGCTGCACGCCCTGCTGAACGACTACCGGGACGTGCCCCTGCGGGTCGAGGCGCTCACGAACGTGGAGCTCCGGGGGGACTTCGTCACCCACACCGCCCTCACCCGGCTGCACCAGCAGTTCATCACCCCGTTCGACCGGCTGCAGATCCACTCGCTGCTGTCGCGCATCGACGACGTGCTGGACTTCACCCACGCGGCCGCCGCCCGGCTGGACTCCTACGGCATCCAGGCCGCCCTGCCAGACGCCGCCGAGCTGGCGCGGCTGCTCGTGCTGGGCGCCGAGAAGGTGCAAGAGGTGGTGGCCTCCCTGCGCCTGCTCAAGAAGCCCAACCAGATCCTCGCCGGGTGCAAGGAGATCAAACGGTTGGCCTGGCAGGCGGACGAGGCCCTCCGCTCGGGCCTGGGGCGGCTCTTCAAGAGTGGCATGGACCACCTCACCGTCATCAAATGGAAGGAAATCTACGACCTGCTCGACATCGCCACGGGCAAGTGCAACGAGGTGGCCAACGTCATCCAAGGTGTGGTGTTGGAGCACTCCTGA
- a CDS encoding sterol desaturase family protein encodes MNLIVLSIPLFFVLMGAEWVAGRVLGRRVFRGPDVFANLSLGAAQTVFGVVAGGLLAGAYVTLYSVRWFEIPTTSPVAWGLLLLGTDFCYYWFHRVSHRTHLGWMAHAPHHQSEDFNLSVALRQGPVQPFFSRVFYLPLALLGFPPAMFATVVALNTLYQFWVHTELIDTLGPLEWVLVTPSHHRVHHACNGRYLDKNHGAMLILWDRLFGTFEPERGRVTYGTVEPVRTFNPLLAAWRPFQEAVSLVRRTPRFQDKLRFWFMPPEWQPPGVESPHAEVAPGRPRFDVSPPRRAVLYLASVGVLTLGVTVVFLFRAGSLSAPLKLAFTAWFLASLGGLGGVLEGRRWAWWVEAPRLAVVPLAVLSL; translated from the coding sequence GTGAACCTTATCGTCCTGTCCATCCCTCTCTTCTTCGTGCTGATGGGTGCCGAGTGGGTGGCGGGACGGGTGCTCGGCCGCCGCGTGTTCCGGGGGCCGGACGTCTTCGCGAACCTCTCCCTGGGCGCGGCCCAGACGGTCTTCGGCGTGGTGGCGGGGGGGCTGCTCGCGGGCGCGTACGTAACCCTCTACTCGGTCCGGTGGTTCGAGATTCCCACCACGTCCCCGGTGGCTTGGGGGCTGCTGCTGCTCGGCACGGACTTTTGCTACTACTGGTTCCACCGCGTCTCGCACCGCACCCACCTGGGTTGGATGGCCCACGCGCCCCACCACCAGAGCGAGGACTTCAACCTGTCCGTCGCGCTGAGGCAGGGGCCCGTTCAGCCCTTCTTTTCGCGCGTGTTCTACCTGCCGCTGGCGCTGCTGGGCTTCCCCCCGGCCATGTTCGCCACCGTCGTGGCGCTCAACACCCTCTACCAGTTCTGGGTCCACACCGAACTCATCGACACACTCGGGCCGCTCGAATGGGTGCTCGTCACGCCGTCGCACCACCGCGTGCACCACGCGTGCAATGGCCGCTACCTGGACAAGAACCACGGCGCCATGCTGATCCTCTGGGACCGGTTGTTTGGCACCTTCGAGCCCGAGCGCGGGCGCGTCACCTACGGCACGGTCGAGCCCGTGCGGACCTTCAATCCCCTGCTCGCCGCATGGCGGCCGTTCCAGGAGGCCGTGAGCCTCGTGCGAAGGACGCCCCGCTTCCAGGACAAGCTGCGCTTCTGGTTCATGCCGCCCGAGTGGCAACCGCCCGGCGTGGAGAGCCCCCACGCCGAGGTCGCGCCAGGCCGGCCCCGGTTCGACGTGAGCCCCCCGCGCCGCGCGGTGCTCTACCTGGCGAGCGTGGGCGTGCTCACGCTGGGGGTGACCGTGGTTTTTCTCTTCCGGGCAGGCTCGCTCTCCGCCCCCCTGAAGCTCGCGTTCACGGCGTGGTTCCTCGCGTCATTGGGCGGGCTCGGGGGCGTGCTGGAGGGGCGCCGCTGGGCGTGGTGGGTGGAGGCCCCGCGGCTCGCGGTGGTCCCGCTCGCGGTCTTGAGCCTCTGA